In one Achromobacter spanius genomic region, the following are encoded:
- a CDS encoding ABC transporter substrate-binding protein has product MLSKKLPLVTAAAVAALFALPALAQMKVGVVTSSTGPTALVGIPQKNTVPLLPKKIGDLTVEYISLDDASDSTNSVTAFKKLISEQNVDALIGPSGSPNAMGVIQFAAEAGVPMLAPVGTAAVVLPMNEQKKWVFKTTQNDDIIARALVDHMAKTGIKTVGFIGLNDPYGENWYKVFSGLAAAKGIKITANERYLRFDSSVTGQALKILAAKPDAVLVAAPGAASVLPQTTLFDQGYKGKFYQTHGAALPDFLKLGGKKVEGTVLAASLMLVLPEMPDSNPSKKVATDYIAAYEKLNGSKPATFGANVYDAGLLLEKAVPIAEKAGKPGTKEFRSALRDALEQTKELVGTQGVYNMSAADHSGFDDRGRELITVKDGNWTLVK; this is encoded by the coding sequence ATGCTGTCGAAGAAACTCCCCCTGGTCACGGCCGCCGCCGTTGCCGCCCTGTTCGCCCTGCCCGCGTTGGCGCAAATGAAGGTCGGCGTCGTCACGTCTTCCACTGGCCCGACCGCCCTGGTCGGGATTCCGCAGAAGAACACCGTGCCGCTCCTGCCCAAGAAAATTGGCGACCTGACGGTGGAATACATCTCGCTGGACGACGCCAGCGATTCCACCAACTCGGTCACGGCATTCAAGAAGCTGATTTCGGAACAGAACGTGGACGCGCTGATCGGCCCGTCGGGTTCGCCCAACGCCATGGGCGTGATCCAGTTCGCCGCCGAAGCCGGCGTGCCGATGCTGGCGCCGGTGGGTACGGCGGCCGTGGTGCTGCCCATGAACGAACAGAAGAAGTGGGTGTTCAAGACCACGCAGAACGACGACATCATCGCCCGCGCGCTGGTCGACCACATGGCCAAGACCGGCATCAAGACGGTGGGCTTCATCGGCTTGAACGACCCCTACGGCGAGAACTGGTACAAGGTTTTCTCGGGTCTGGCCGCCGCCAAGGGCATCAAGATCACCGCCAACGAACGCTATCTGCGCTTTGACAGCTCGGTAACCGGCCAGGCGCTGAAGATCCTGGCCGCCAAGCCCGACGCCGTGCTGGTGGCCGCCCCCGGCGCCGCCAGCGTGCTGCCGCAAACCACGCTGTTCGATCAGGGCTACAAGGGCAAGTTCTACCAGACCCACGGCGCGGCCTTGCCCGACTTCCTGAAGCTGGGCGGCAAGAAGGTCGAAGGCACGGTGCTGGCCGCCAGCCTGATGCTGGTGCTGCCGGAAATGCCCGACAGCAACCCGTCCAAGAAAGTCGCCACCGACTACATCGCCGCGTACGAAAAGCTGAACGGCTCCAAGCCCGCCACCTTCGGCGCCAACGTCTATGACGCCGGCCTGCTGTTGGAAAAGGCCGTGCCCATCGCGGAAAAAGCCGGCAAACCGGGCACCAAGGAATTCCGCAGCGCCTTGCGCGACGCACTGGAGCAAACCAAGGAGCTGGTGGGCACGCAGGGCGTCTACAACATGAGCGCCGCCGACCACAGCGGTTTCGATGACCGCGGCCGCGAGCTCATCACCGTCAAAGACGGCAACTGGACGCTGGTGAAGTAA
- a CDS encoding branched-chain amino acid ABC transporter permease: MNAQIALILGQDGITNGAIYALLALSILLVFTVTRVLFIPQGEFVAFGALTMAAIQAGKPVLLVWLLLAFALAEAVADLMARAKRPGRSRGLWRIAAKAIYPLILAALLYRLPLAQLPMAVQALLTLLLVVPMGPQLYRLFYQPIASASTLVLLIVSIAVHLALVGLGLLAFGAEGARTAPFSDASLALGPINVNSQALWVVAVSALLIIVLYQFFERSMYGKALRAAAFNRLGARLMGISPIFAGRATFFLAALIGTVSGILIAPITTMYFDSGFMVSLKGFVGAIIGGLVSYPLAAAGAVLVGLIEAFSSFWASAYKEIIVFTLIIPVLLWRSLKSHHVEEEDE; this comes from the coding sequence ATGAATGCTCAGATCGCCTTGATACTCGGGCAGGACGGCATCACCAACGGCGCGATCTATGCGTTGTTGGCGTTGTCGATCCTGCTGGTCTTCACCGTTACCCGCGTGCTGTTCATCCCCCAGGGCGAGTTCGTCGCCTTCGGCGCGCTGACCATGGCGGCCATCCAGGCCGGCAAGCCCGTGCTGCTGGTCTGGTTGCTGCTGGCGTTCGCGCTGGCCGAAGCCGTGGCCGACCTCATGGCCCGGGCCAAGCGCCCGGGCCGGTCCCGTGGGCTTTGGCGCATCGCGGCTAAGGCGATCTACCCGCTGATCCTGGCGGCCTTGTTGTACCGGCTGCCGCTGGCGCAACTGCCGATGGCCGTGCAGGCCCTGTTGACGCTGTTGCTGGTGGTGCCGATGGGGCCGCAGTTGTACCGGCTGTTCTACCAGCCGATTGCCTCGGCCTCGACGCTGGTGCTGCTGATCGTGTCCATTGCGGTGCACCTGGCGCTGGTGGGCCTGGGGCTCTTGGCCTTCGGCGCCGAGGGCGCGCGCACCGCGCCGTTCTCCGACGCCAGCCTGGCGCTGGGGCCCATCAACGTCAACAGCCAGGCGCTCTGGGTGGTGGCGGTGTCGGCCCTGCTGATCATCGTGCTGTACCAGTTCTTTGAACGGTCGATGTACGGCAAGGCCTTGCGGGCGGCGGCATTCAACCGGCTGGGCGCGCGGCTGATGGGCATTTCGCCCATCTTCGCGGGCCGCGCCACGTTCTTTCTGGCCGCGCTGATCGGCACGGTGTCGGGCATCCTGATCGCCCCCATCACCACCATGTATTTCGATTCCGGCTTCATGGTCAGCCTGAAGGGCTTCGTGGGCGCCATCATCGGCGGCCTGGTCAGCTACCCGCTGGCCGCGGCCGGCGCGGTGCTGGTCGGCCTGATCGAAGCGTTCTCGTCGTTCTGGGCCAGCGCCTACAAGGAAATCATCGTTTTCACGCTGATCATTCCCGTGCTGCTCTGGCGCTCGTTGAAAAGCCACCACGTCGAGGAAGAAGACGAATGA
- a CDS encoding ABC transporter permease subunit: protein MNPRIILFVFLALLALGPLALPPFYVTLLNYIGLYALVALGLVLLTGVGGLTSFGQAAFVGVGAYTTALLTTRADSLPSWLAWLGASPWLTLLAGLVLTLVIAYLLGAITLKLSGHFLPLGTIAWGLSLYFAFGSVEGLGGHTGIPDIPAISLFGWSLHDGGNIYYLIWAFLLVAVWSTQNLLDSREGRAIRALKGGRVMAESMGVDTARSRMVIFIIAALQACASGWLYAHMQRFVNPNPFGLQMGIEYLFMTVIGGAGQVWGALVGAGVFTVAKQWLQDWLPKVLGQTGNFEVIVFGFGMVLLLHRARTGLWPLLTRWIRVKKPVRRLDMDAEPLPRKPMPARGEVVLKAVDVTRKFGGLVANNAMNLEIRAGEILALIGPNGAGKSTMFNQISGVDTPTSGQVTLLGQSVAGAGARKIARLGLSRTFQHVRLLGRMSVLENVAIGAHLRGHRGVLPAAWRLDRAEEARLLAEAARQVERVGLGKHLHDEAGSLALGQQRILEIARALASDPCILLLDEPAAGLRYQEKCELADLLKKLRAEGMAILLVEHDMDFVMGLVDRVVVMDFGEKIAEGLPAEIQHNPAVLEAYLGGVE from the coding sequence ATGAATCCCCGCATCATCCTCTTCGTGTTCCTGGCGCTGCTGGCGCTGGGGCCGTTGGCCCTGCCGCCGTTCTATGTGACCTTGCTGAACTATATCGGGCTGTACGCGCTGGTGGCGCTGGGCCTGGTGCTGCTGACCGGCGTGGGCGGCTTGACGAGCTTCGGCCAGGCCGCCTTCGTGGGCGTGGGCGCCTACACCACGGCGCTGTTGACCACGCGCGCCGACTCCCTGCCGTCGTGGCTGGCATGGCTGGGCGCCTCGCCCTGGCTGACCTTGCTGGCCGGGCTGGTGTTGACGCTGGTCATCGCCTATTTGCTGGGCGCGATCACGCTCAAGCTGTCCGGCCATTTCCTGCCGCTGGGCACGATTGCCTGGGGCTTGTCGCTGTACTTCGCTTTCGGCTCCGTCGAAGGACTGGGCGGCCACACCGGCATTCCCGACATTCCCGCCATCAGCCTGTTCGGCTGGTCGCTGCATGACGGCGGCAACATCTATTACCTGATCTGGGCGTTCCTGCTGGTGGCGGTCTGGTCCACGCAGAACTTGCTGGATTCGCGCGAAGGCCGCGCCATCCGCGCGCTCAAGGGTGGGCGCGTGATGGCGGAATCCATGGGCGTGGACACGGCGCGTTCGCGCATGGTGATCTTCATCATCGCGGCATTGCAGGCCTGCGCATCGGGCTGGCTGTACGCCCACATGCAGCGCTTCGTGAACCCCAACCCCTTCGGCTTGCAGATGGGTATTGAATACCTGTTCATGACCGTTATCGGCGGCGCGGGCCAGGTCTGGGGCGCGCTGGTCGGCGCGGGCGTGTTCACGGTGGCCAAGCAATGGCTGCAAGACTGGTTGCCCAAGGTGCTGGGCCAGACGGGCAACTTTGAAGTCATCGTCTTCGGCTTCGGCATGGTGCTGCTGCTGCACCGCGCCCGCACCGGGTTGTGGCCGCTGTTGACGCGCTGGATCCGCGTGAAGAAGCCCGTGCGCCGCCTGGACATGGATGCCGAACCGCTGCCGCGCAAACCCATGCCGGCGCGCGGCGAGGTGGTGTTGAAGGCGGTGGACGTGACGCGCAAGTTTGGCGGCCTGGTCGCCAACAACGCCATGAACCTGGAGATACGCGCAGGCGAAATCCTGGCGCTGATCGGCCCGAATGGCGCGGGCAAGAGCACCATGTTCAACCAGATCTCGGGGGTGGACACGCCCACGTCGGGGCAAGTGACGCTGCTGGGCCAGTCCGTGGCTGGCGCGGGCGCGCGCAAGATCGCACGGCTGGGCCTGTCCCGCACCTTCCAGCACGTGCGCTTGCTGGGCCGCATGAGCGTGCTGGAAAACGTGGCCATCGGCGCGCACCTGCGCGGTCATCGCGGCGTGCTGCCGGCCGCCTGGCGCCTGGACCGGGCCGAAGAGGCGCGCCTGTTGGCCGAAGCCGCGCGCCAGGTTGAGCGGGTGGGGCTGGGCAAGCACCTGCACGACGAAGCCGGCTCGCTGGCGCTGGGCCAACAGCGCATTCTGGAAATTGCGCGCGCGCTGGCGTCGGACCCCTGCATTCTGCTGCTGGACGAACCCGCGGCCGGGCTGCGCTATCAAGAAAAATGTGAACTGGCCGACCTGCTGAAGAAGCTGCGCGCGGAGGGCATGGCCATCTTGCTGGTTGAACACGACATGGACTTCGTGATGGGCCTGGTGGACCGGGTGGTGGTGATGGACTTCGGCGAGAAGATCGCCGAGGGCCTGCCCGCCGAGATCCAGCACAACCCCGCGGTGCTTGAAGCCTATCTGGGCGGAGTGGAATGA